The Hordeum vulgare subsp. vulgare chromosome 7H, MorexV3_pseudomolecules_assembly, whole genome shotgun sequence DNA window GCAAGGTTGATGGAGTGGGAGAGCGTGGTATTCTGTGCTTCGAGGCGGGACTCGGCGGAGAGGAGCAGGGAGTAGACTTCGTCGAGGCCGATGGGGTGATCGGCTGCAGCACGGGTGGAGATCGCCGAGACGAAGGAGTTGTAGTCGGAGTCCAGCCCGTGGAGTAGATGAGACATGACCTCATTTTCATCAACGGGTTTGCCAATCGCAGCAAGCTCGTCGGCGAAGCCCTTCATCTTGGTGTAGTAGGCGGCCGCAGAGAGATCGCCCTTGCGAGTTGTGGAGAGTTGCCCCCGAAGCTGCATGACGCGCCCCCGGGATTGTGAGGCGAAGAGCTGCAAGATCATGTGCCAGACCCCGGTGGATGAGGTGATGTCATGAACTTGCAGGAGAACCTCCCGGGAGAGCGAGGCCAGCAGGAAGCTGAGGACTTGTTGATCTTGGGTATACCAGATGGAGTAGGCAGGGTTGGTGGTGGAGATAATCTCCTTCTTCCCGGCGACGTCCGTTTCAGTTTGAAGAACGGTAGGGGGCGCCGTGGTGGTACCATCAAGATACCCCATGAGGCCGGCAACCCTGATGTGAGGAAGTACTTGAGCTTTCCACACCAGAAAATTGTCTCGGGATAGCTTCTCGGTGATGATGTGACCAAGGGCAGCGAGGGAGGAAGGGGCATAAGCGTGGGTGGAGGAAGAGGaagacatggcggcggcggcggtggaggaaggTGGGGCGGCAGCGGTGGTGGAGGTTTGGACGTGGGTGGAACAGATAGGCTCTATACCATGTGAGAATAGAGAGGCTTGAAGCGTATGCGTTTAGCAGGGACGCGTGCGTGTTAATAAAGGCACAAGACCTAGGAGATTACAACAAGGAGTTAGGATCTATCTCTATCTACAAGGTTAAACACAAGAGATAGACCCTAACAAGATATCCCTAGTttaaaccacacacgcacgcctaCAATCGTAATACACATGGTTTATACATATACCATGTGTATACGTAATACAATGTCTAACAGAAACATCAGTATGTATGCAATCTTCATAATCTGAACAAGAAGCGGTTGGCAGTTGGTACCATGGATTGACCAAGAGTATGAATAAAAATGACGTACCAGTTTCAATACTGTAGAAAATTTACGTGTTTTAGCATTGAGATATTCAGAAAAGGGTGAGGCAACATGGTTACACTGCCACCAAAATGGAGCAAAGAAGGTGTGATGCTTACACCACATGCATCTAAGACATTGTTATCATCAAAAACTTATTAGATAGATAAGCATACCAGATTATGGAATAAAAGTGTTCTTCCACCAAATCGTTGATGTCATGGAACAAAAACTGTCCAATCAATAAGCGGGACATGCAATTCTTGCACAAGCTGTAGTTGATTATATATATTACCCAATACTCCAAAGAAACAATGCACATAACCTAGCTCTATGATCTCACACCTGAAACAATTCCATACAGTGAGTATTAGGATAATTTCCATACTCAAAATTAGCAGAAACTGGAGGAATCACATTTTACTTGTTACGTACCTTGGCCGGGCTTGAGCATATCTACCTGCAAATCTGGATTTGTTGCTTGTAAttcctcgacatgttcttgtagcTCGGCACTGCATCCTCTCAGGTATAGCTTTTGCAGTGAAGTCGGGAGGAGCTGCCGCTCGTTGGGCCGTGGCCGGATTCGTGGACAATTGATCACTCGTAGTAACCTTAAAGAAGAAAGATTGTGTAGCCCTTGAGGAAGGGACAACAGAGCAAGGCACTCGCAAAATTGTAGGCTTTGGAGGGACGTGAGGAGCTCAAGCGCCTTCTCTTCTTCTGTCAAGCTTTCCGTCCGATGATCACACCAGATGCTCAAGTCCTTGACGGTAGCGGCCATGAGGCTGCAGATGGGATCCACAAACACGGCTGAGATGCAATCCACAGAAAGTCTTTCCAGTTGGTGGAAAGGCGATGCTAGTTTGGTCATCGTCCTTGCTGCCACTAACAGTTCTGAAAGAATATCAGCGGCTATAGAGACAGGATAAATTCCCCTATTATagacatccaaatccttgaggtTCACAATGGCGAGAGGATTGAAACCATCCACTGTTAAATTCTTGCAACTGCGCAGCCATAGTTTGGTGAGAGACGTGAGGTTTGAGAGGAGAGACATTGACCGTATGCTTGACTCTTCTATGATCTCAAGTTCCCTGAGGGAAGCATGGAAGAAGAATGGAGTCTTGATGTGCCACCTAAAGAAGTTGCCACAATTTTCTACTGCAAATTCTTGGAGCGACGTGAAGTTCTGGAGTCCGTGACATGTGATGTTGCATTCAGCAAAACATAGGGTtctaagcttagttagctctgaCAATGGAATATGTGATACACCTTTAAAAAACATCCACTCTACTTTATACATGTTATGGAAGGCTAAAGCACCTGTATAGGAAGTAAGAGACAAGCCAAGATGACTAGTATAAGACAGCCTTGAGGAAGAACTGTGTTCAACGGAAAAGGATGTTAGGGTGGAGATGTGAGGCATGGGGGGCACACACAACTTAGGACAGTCAGAAATTTTAAGTTCAAACAGGTGAGCATAAGAGCCGGGAGGGCACTCCACCAGGAAGGGGAGTGCAAGGAGGTTAGGACAACGGCTGCAACTAATGTATTCAAGCCTTGAAAAAGCATGCGAATTAGGCACTGACTCAGCCCACTCGATAAGGTTGGGCAAACCATCAAGAACAATATACTTCAGGTGCACAAAACATCTGCCCGAGGGTAATTTAAGTGCATCAAAGCCGGGGGTACTGATTTGACGAACTCCAGAAATGTTCCGTAACGTGAGTGATATGAGTAGCTTGAGCTGCCAAAAAGGTGGAAGAGTATCCCAAGACAAACCCTCTAGGTGGAGAGACACCAGATTTGGTGTGCTAATGTCACCACACAACCAATGAGGAGGACGACTTGTTGAACCACCATGATTTACAATCTCAAGTGCTGCAAGATTAGGATGTGGTTCAAGACCATCAAGAACATCTGATTCTGTTGTATGTTGGTGATCTGTACTCCAAGACAATCTCAACTTTTTCAAGTCCCTTTTCAACACCAATTTGGCTTCCATAGCCTCATCCTTGGTTGCCACTTTCTCAAGATTGTGTATATTGAGCTCTCCTTCGAGTTCTGTTAATTCTCCTAGCTGCTTCAATTCAAATCCAACATACTCTTTCTTAACACAAAATTCTTTTAGCTCGTGTAAACACTTTATCTTTCCAATCTCGGGAACATTGGAGTGGAGTCCATTTTTAGCAAAAAAATGGCTTAAATTTACAAGACGACTAATGTCTGTAGGCAATTTATCACTACCCTGCCAATCTCTTAGGTCCAATAATTTCATGTGGTAAAATCTGGATAGTGTGCTAGGCAAAGTTATTTCTGAGCTAAAGTTCGATGCAATTTTTAGGTAGCGAAGGTGGATAAGATTGGAAAAGTTGCATGGGAAAGGTTTTGGAGGTTTCACCACTATAAATAGGACACGAACACACTTTATTTCCTTAAAAGTTTCTTTCAAAATCTCATCAAGGGCATCATCATAGTCTCTAAAAATCATCAAAGTTCGTAGATTTAAAATGTCTATCTTTCTCCTCAATTTAATCATTTCACCGCTAAAATTATCTTCATATTTATCTTCCATTGTGACGGATAAGTGTCGAATAGATCGTGGGATGGCATCAGCTCTAAAATTTAAACTACTACATATATTAAGGCATTCTTGTGATGAAACACTCCGAGATAGTACATGCAACAAATCATGCAGTACATAGTGCTGATCCTCTAAATCATCATTCTCCTTCATGAGAAAACCATTGTCCACTAGTTCTTCCATGTAATTTTTATCTTTGTCTATGATTCCTATTGCAGTCCAAAAATTTGTGACCTCTAAGTTGTTAAATCTATAATCTTCAGGAAATAAAGCAAAATACTTGAAACATTGTTTTAGGTAGAGAGGAAGGTAATCATAGCTAATTCTTAGGGAAGGCATAatgtcatcatcattttcttgttgttgtcattcattGTTTTTAAGAACTCTCATCCAATGTTCTCGAGAAAGTCTCTTCTTTAATAATCGACCGACTGTTTTGGCGGCTAGAGGTGAGCCCTTTaacttatctgcaatatttcttGCAATAAGAGATAAGTCGTCTTGATAATCCTCTGGTTTGTTGCCATCAAATATAAATCCTTCAAAGAATGCGAGCAAGTCATCAGGCTCCAAACCTTTTAGTGATATTAGGTTGGACGTTTTTACCATTTCAGCTATAGAAGGGAATCGAGTTGTGACAAGAACAACGCTGCCTTTGGCTCCCCTCTTCATACAAGGAGCTAACATGGTTTCCCAATCATGTCCACTGCATTTCCAGATATCATCAAAGACAATTAAAAACCTTTTAGACAATAGTCCCTCTGCAATGGATATTTGGAGCTGGTCTAAATTTTTGGTTTGATTTGTGGTGTTCCTCCTTTCTATGCAGCTAAGGATCTGTTGGCTGAGTTTAAGAACATCAAAATCAGTTGATACACATACCCACATCCTCACAACAAAATGTTGCTGTATCCTTCCATCATTATACAAGTGTTGGGTGAAGGTTGTCTTCCCAATGCCTCCTGGACCAACTATAGGAAGAACAACAAGTGTTCCGCTGCTATTTGTTCCACCAGTGATAATATCTTTTATTGTTTGCTCAAAAAGGTCTCTCCTCCCATATAATGTATCCTGTGCAGAAGTTGATCCTATAAGAGGTCGTTTTGGATTGACAATTGCGGTGTTGCTGCTATGGTGTGGGACTACATTGAGCAACTTAGAGACATGGTCACACAGGGCATGAATTTCCTCTATCACCGACTTAATTTTTTTGGACATGGCCACTCTGTCGAAGGACAACCTACCAACTAGACCATTATTACCATAATAACCACCAAGTTTGGTTGTATGGTGTTTGATATTTGTAAcagcaacaacatgatcattatcatgaacatcttGCGTATGCGAACAAGAAAGGCACACGAGACAGTTACCGACAATGTGACGAAGAGCTTGGTGGCAATGGCGAGCATGACCACGGAGGCCCTTGCCCAGATCTGGCACCGCATGCTGGGTGTTGTCGAGTTGGTCCTGGATGATGAAGTAGTGGAGCTCATCCAACACGTCCTCAGCCTCGTGGGCCTTGGTGCTCAGCGCTTGCACGAGCTTCCCCATGCCGTCATTGTCACCCACACCCCTCGTCTGTGCTGCTTGTAGCAGCGCACTCGCAAACTCAAGATCATGTTTTATCTTCTCGGAGTTGAGACCGAGCTCTTTGCTAGCAACAAACGCGCCCACCAAGCCATCACACATCATATTCAACACCTTGTTGACAAGCCAGCTCGCGGCcgccttctccatctcctccagGCACCGAGCCAAGGCTATTGATGTGTGATTTATGAGGTGAGAGTTTTGTGGTAAACACTTGCAAGAGGTCTTGGTCGATCCTTTTATAGCCTTGGTGCCAGGTTTGTATTCTGGACTGAGCTGGCTAGCTAGGTTCTGTTTGATCATGCTAACACGAATGCAACTTGATTAAgttagttgcctcttgagttataATATTTCGAAAGGCCATACCATTTACGTGATAGTGATTGGGCGCACCCATGGAGGCTTCCAACAAGATGATTTCTTCTGAAGGCAAAAAATAGCACATGTCAACGCTCATGAGCCGTTGGGTTACAGGAGGGATGATGCCAGATCTAGAGACAGCCATGTCCATGAGTTAAAGAATAAGGAACTCAAGGAGGGTGGGAGACAGTGCCTCAGACAAAAGAAAAATCAAGAACATTAATTTAGCTCATCATCCAGGTAAGACCACTTTCTTGCACTGTACCGAGACACAAGTAGTTGTGGTTGTCCTCTGACTTCAATTAACTAAATAATTtatcaaataaaaaaagagaaattcATGTTCAGCCAGTACAAACTAGGAGCCATATGATTGAGCTTGTACTGCCACATACAGCCTAAAGCTAGTGAGTTCAAGAGAAGGAATGTAGGCTTTCCTCACGTGGACTTCGAAATTGACAGAGAGggtgccggagttggagaagaagaatgcggtCCATCTCCCACGCGCCGCCGTCTGCTGCTGGGACAGTTGTCTGTCAGAGCTACAGTCTACATTTCATATTTTTTTAGAGAAGGAGGTCAAACCCCCGGCAGTCATTGGGAAGGCAGGGGAAGGGATGCAGCGAGTTACTGAGGTGGTGTTTCTTTATCCAGGGACTAGACTAAAAAGTTTCTTTTAGTCTTTAGTTAAAGAAACAGGAAGGACTTTTTCTTAAAGGACTACAAAAGACTCTTAAAGGGACTTTTTTATTTAGTCCCTAGGATTAAAAAGAATCTAGCCCCTTGAAAAGAAACACCACCTGCCTGAGTAGAAACGGCAAGCAGTCGGCTCCAACTCCAATCGACGTTGAGGGGGTGACCGAGGCTCTTGCCGACGACAACGCACATGTCGCCATCGCTGGATTGGAGGCGACCGACAGCGGCGAACCAAAATGGACGATGGGTCTGGAAGGAAAAAATCCATGGCTGTACGTATCCATTGGGAATTAGCAAAGCAACAGCTAGCATTGGAATTAGTGTCAAGGGAGGCTGCCATCACGTGGACCAGAAAGTTGTTTGGTTGAAATTTTCTAGTAGTACAAGCTTGTGTACTTGGACAACACGCGAGAGAGCTCAGTTAATTTTTTCGCAGGTCAGCCGTACAAAGAACCATGGCGTCAGTGGGCATCAGGTTTGAGGTGGAGAAGTTCGACGGGACTGTAAGCTTTGGGTTATAGCAGACAAGGATGAAAGATTTGTTGGCACATCAGGGATGCTTGAAGGCGTTGTTGCAGGAAGCCAAGCCAACTAAGATGGAGGCTGAGGACTGGGAGAAGTTACAGTTAAGGACAGCCGGAACTATACGGTTGTGTCTGTCGGACCAGGTTATTTATCATGTGATGGAAGAGAattcgccgaagaagatctgggagAAGCTGGAGAGTCAATTTATGTCCAAGACTGCGACGACCAAGGTGTATCTGAAGCAAAAGTTGTATGGGATGAAGACGCAGGAGGGGTTGGATCTTGTGGAGTATATGAACGCCTTTAATCAAGTCGTGACGGATCTAGCACGCTTGGGTGCAGCGATTGACGACGAGGATagggcaattctgcttctttgttcATTGCCATCATCCTATGACCATTTGATCACTACTTTGACGCACGGCAAGGAGACCGTCAAGAATGAGGATATTACTGCAGCCTTGCTATCTTATCATATGAGAAAGAAGAATGCGGTGGAAGTCACTCATGGTGAAGGTTTGCTAGTCAAGGGTGAAGAGTGGCGGAAGGGATATGAGGCAtggaagaacaagaaaaagaaaagaaaatacagTGTCACAAGTGTAACAGAGGGGACATATTAAAAAGGACTGTCCAGAGCTCAATGGTGGGTCAAGTGCTAACATGCCAATTCATGGTGATGACTCAGACAGCAGTAGTGATGTCCTCATAGTATCAGACAGACGGTCAACCAGAAGTGAAGCGTGGATGTTGGATTCAGCTTGCTCTTTTCATGCGACACCCAACAAGGAGTGGTTCTCTTCGTACAAGTCTGGTGATTTTGGTTTAGCCTATATGGGCGATGACACTGGTTATCGTGTTGCTGGAGTAGGTGACATTAAAATCAAGACGTTTGACGGAGTTGAGTGGATGCTTCGGGGAGTCAGGCATGTGCCGGGGCTAAGGAGGAATCTAATTTCGCTTGGAGTTCTTCATGATGGTGGTATGGTATTCCGTTGTGATCAGGATAAGAAGACCATGGAAATCATGGAAGATGAGGTGACTGTGATGATTGGAGCTAGGACGGCTTCGCATCTTTACAAGTTGCAAGGAAGCACTATTGCAAGTGGAGTCACGGAGACTGGAGTTGCAGGAGTAGAGCTGGATCCCACGGAGGCGGCGGGTCTGGGCAGACTCGTCGGGTAGCTCTCGGTGAGCTATGAAGAAGACAacacaagtccagagtacatggaaGTTTGATGCATGGACAAATTCAAAGTGATGAaaatattcgccaaggtggagtttgttagagttgtgtcgaatattgatgTACGAGTTGGGTTACATATGGACTTGGTGTTGTAGTGTGGGTAGGATACATGTAGTGTTGTAGTCGGACACATCGTATCCTTGACCTCTTATATATGAGGAGGCACCCCATGTTGTAACCTATGATGACTAGATAGCGACAGTCTCGCAAGGGGGAGCCGGCGACTTGTGCCGGCGCCCGGGTGGCCGGTGTTGCGTATCTCGGGGAGGAGCGCTCGTAGTCATTGCTCCGGGGAGTAGGCGAGTTCgccgaacctcgttaacaaatcttggTGTCGTTATCGTGTTGTGATTGCTTGTTCCTCGATGGATCGACCGCGTACCTCGGATTTATTCTAaaagtcatcatcgtcatcgtctctAGTGTGTGGAGTGCCGATCTGATGAGACGTGGAATGATGATGGGGTGTTTATGTACATGTACAGGATCCTCTTCCGTTGAAAACAAAAATCGAGGGTGTAGAAAGTTTGGACATGGGTTTAGCTTGCTAGGTGTAGCTAACAAACACTAGTGTAGAAAAGGACTAACTCGATCGTGTACACTCGCAATGAGGAATAAGCAGGAGGGGGTGGGGAGCAGGCCGACGGCGACAGCAAGTGCACGAGTCAGATAAGAGGAAtatagcaaaagaaaaaaaatgacatTCCAAACTGTTAATCTCATAAAACACAATTTGTCCCATCAAGAGGGAGAAAGGCGAGGCAAGGCTCATCTACGACGAACCCAGCAGCAAGGCCGCCTGAGTGCCCAGAAGGCCTGCCAAGAACCCGACAATAAGTAGGAGACTAGAGGGAGGAATAGACTACCCTAGAC harbors:
- the LOC123409619 gene encoding uncharacterized protein LOC123409619, giving the protein MPSLRISYDYLPLYLKQCFKYFALFPEDYRFNNLEVTNFWTAIGIIDKDKNYMEELVDNGFLMKENDDLEDQHYVLHDLLHVLSRSVSSQECLNICSSLNFRADAIPRSIRHLSVTMEDKYEDNFSGEMIKLRRKIDILNLRTLMIFRDYDDALDEILKETFKEIKCVRVLFIVVKPPKPFPCNFSNLIHLRYLKIASNFSSEITLPSTLSRFYHMKLLDLRDWQGSDKLPTDISRLVNLSHFFAKNGLHSNVPEIGKIKCLHELKEFCVKKEYVGFELKQLGELTELEGELNIHNLEKVATKDEAMEAKLVLKRDLKKLRLSWSTDHQHTTESDVLDGLEPHPNLAALEIVNHGGSTSRPPHWLCGDISTPNLVSLHLEGLSWDTLPPFWQLKLLISLTLRNISGVRQISTPGFDALKLPSGRCFVHLKYIVLDGLPNLIEWAESVPNSHAFSRLEYISCSRCPNLLALPFLVECPPGSYAHLFELKISDCPKLCVPPMPHISTLTSFSVEHSSSSRLSYTSHLGLSLTSYTGALAFHNMYKVEWMFFKGVSHIPLSELTKLRTLCFAECNITCHGLQNFTSLQEFAVENCGNFFRWHIKTPFFFHASLRELEIIEESSIRSMSLLSNLTSLTKLWLRSCKNLTVDGFNPLAIVNLKDLDVYNRGIYPVSIAADILSELLVAARTMTKLASPFHQLERLSVDCISAVFVDPICSLMAATVKDLSIWCDHRTESLTEEEKALELLTSLQSLQFCECLALLSLPQGLHNLSSLRLLRVINCPRIRPRPNERQLLPTSLQKLYLRGCSAELQEHVEELQATNPDLQVDMLKPGQEPICSTHVQTSTTAAAPPSSTAAAAMSSSSSTHAYAPSSLAALGHIITEKLSRDNFLVWKAQVLPHIRVAGLMGYLDGTTTAPPTVLQTETDVAGKKEIISTTNPAYSIWYTQDQQVLSFLLASLSREVLLQVHDITSSTGVWHMILQLFASQSRGRVMQLRGQLSTTRKGDLSAAAYYTKMKGFADELAAIGKPVDENEVMSHLLHGLDSDYNSFVSAISTRAAADHPIGLDEVYSLLLSAESRLEAQNTTLSHSINLASKGGAWFSCSACRGARSSLRFQRRNLFIQELATLMILCVQILLQIRPPQKIRSALKTGLISLPNQPRDRLLLLALTTGLGGASDTPASVSPAASGPLLVPSHMSPPDPVSGSGRAASSSPAQDDSTSGLPRSRVHPPDRLQVVPVAVATPRQEPAPVGSAADPSLHAATQDSPASPSVSSSAVSSDLPVAQHRQQQLLAAPPPSSSTCVTTRSRTGEPQNLKEALGHPKWKEAMDEEYRALMDNQTWHLVTPRPGPPCMLLSLVFQAPVSWFSTLQE
- the LOC123412197 gene encoding putative disease resistance protein RGA4, with the translated sequence MEKAAASWLVNKVLNMMCDGLVGAFVASKELGLNSEKIKHDLEFASALLQAAQTRGVGDNDGMGKLVQALSTKAHEAEDVLDELHYFIIQDQLDNTQHAVPDLGKGLRGHARHCHQALRHIVGNCLVCLSCSHTQDVHDNDHVVAVTNIKHHTTKLGGYYGNNGLVGRLSFDRVAMSKKIKSVIEEIHALCDHVSKLLNVVPHHSSNTAIVNPKRPLIGSTSAQDTLYGRRDLFEQTIKDIITGGTNSSGTLVVLPIVGPGGIGKTTFTQHLYNDGRIQQHFVVRMWVCVSTDFDVLKLSQQILSCIERRNTTNQTKNLDQLQISIAEGLLSKRFLIVFDDIWKCSGHDWETMLAPCMKRGAKGSVVLVTTRFPSIAEMVKTSNLISLKGLEPDDLLAFFEGFIFDGNKPEDYQDDLSLIARNIADKLKGSPLAAKTVGRLLKKRLSREHWMRVLKNNE